The Pigmentiphaga aceris DNA segment CATCGGCCTGGCTGGCTTGCATCGAACTGGTGATACCGAACCCGAATTGGGCATCTGGGTGCGTGAAGACCAGCATGGAAACGGCTATGGGCGCGAAGCAGTGCAAGCTGTGGCGACATGGGCGGCGAGCAGCTTCGGATCTGCCGCCTTCATCTACCCCGTTGCCAAACAAAACGCCTCCAGCCGGAAATTGGCGGAGGCGTTGGGCGGCGTTGTGTTCAGCGAACGCACGGCACCGAAATACGATTCCGTGGTCTACCGCATTCCCGCCACAAACTGATCGACAGAGACGCTGATGCCGAAAAGAACGACGAAGCCGAATCCCGAAAAGGAAGCGTTCAAGCGAGACTTGCTGCGCAGCATCCAGGAAATGAAGTCAGGGCAGTTTGCGCGAGTTACTACGTTTGCGTGGAAGACTACGGCAGAAGAAACTGCAAGCTGGAACCGGCAACCCGTCAATGGCACCATGCCCAGCAAGCCGACCAAAGGCGGTGAACGGCCCGGTTCTTAATCGGCGAACCGAGCCGCCAACCGCGCGGCCTTTCTCAGCTGAAATCCCGCGCAAACAGATCGATTCGATCCGTACAGAACGAATCCACCCCCCACGACAGAATCTCCCGGGCACGTGCCGGGTCATTCACCGTGTAGCAAAACAAGCCATAGCCTGCCTTCTTCACCTGCGCCGCAATCTCGGGCGTCAGGTTGGCATGGCTGGTGTGCAGCGCAATGCAATCCAGGCGTTCCAGCAATTCTGCCCAGTCTGGCGTGACCTTGTTCAGCAGCAGCCCACGCGGCAAGCCGGGTGCGGTGCGCTGTGCGGCAGCCAGTGCGTCAATCGAGAACGAAGAAATTACCGGCAAGGCCAGCGGCCGGGTCTCGTCTGCGTACAGCTCGGCTGCCATGCGCCCTACTACTTCGCCCGTTTCGATCTCTTTGCCCGGATAGGGCTTGATCTCGATGTTGGCCCACATGTCGTTGGCGCGCAGCCAACGCACCACGTCTACAAATAAAGGCACAGGTTCGCCCTTGTAGTGATGCGGGTCGCGCCATGAACCGGCGTCCATGGTCTGCAATACAGACGAAGAAATATCGGCGATGTTGCCGGTGCCGGGCAAGGTGCGGCCCAGCTTGGGATCGTGCATCAGGATGGGCACGCCATCGGATGCAAGCATGACGTCGAATTCGACCGCTCGCAGGCCATGCGCGTGTGCCACGCGCATGCCGGCCAGGGTGTTCTCGGGGGCGATGATTCCACCCCCGCGATGCGCGACGACACGTTCGTAGTGCCAGCCGCGCGGGGGCAACCCGGCGGTGGGGTTGCTTTCGCGGGGGGTAGTCATTGCGTTTCCCGTATCAGTGCAGCTTCAGGTCAGTAAGGTCTTCAGGGCTTGGCAGGGGCAGGCTTGGCCGGCGCAGCAGCCGGCTTTGCTGCGGGCTTGGCCGGGGCGGCTGCCGGTTTGGCGGCCGCTGGCTTGGCTGGTGCAGCAGGCTTGGCGGCAGCGGGCTTGGCAGGCGCGGCGGGCTTCACACCCGGACGCGGTGCTGCAGCGGGCTTGCTGCCGACACCTGCACCACCGGCGGGCGCACCCGGGGCGCGCATCACGGCATTGCCACGTGCAACGGCATCATCCAGACCCAGCTTCGGCGGCTTGCGGCCGCTGAAGATGTTGTCCAGTTCCTGGTCCATGATGTCCGACACGGCGTTGTAGTTGTGCAGACGGAAGCCACGGGTGTACTGCGCCGGGGTTTGCGACAAGGCGCGGATCACTGCTTGCGAACCATGCAGGCTCGGGTAGTAGGACACGCTCGATGCACGGAAGGCAGCGTCGCTCAGGGGCAGGAAGCCGGTTTTCTGATGCCATTCAGCAGCCGTTACCGGGGTAGCCAGGAAGGCGATGAAGGTGGCCAGCGCTTTCTGTTCGGCTGCCGGGTGACCCGACATGGCCCAGAACGCCGGACCGCCCACGAAGGGGTTGCTGCCATTCTTGGCTTCTTCGTCGTAGTACGGCAGCGGTGCCACGCCATACGAGAACTTGGCCTGCTGCTGAATCGCACCCAGCGAACCGGTGCCGGTGGTCAGGACCGCGCATTCGCCGCTGATGAATTTGGCGTCGGCTTCGTAGCCGTGGCTTTGGAAGGTGAACAGGCGGCTGCGCACCCAGCTCATCATCAGTGCCAGGTGGCGCACGTGCAGCAGCTGGTTGATCTGCAGTTCAGCGCCTACGCCGTTGGTTTCCAGGCCGTTGTTCTTGGACGCGAAAGGCACGTTGTGCAGTGCCGACGTGTTTTCCAGGTGGATCCAGCTTTCGCGGCTGGTGGCGTAGGGGCAATCCGATTCCGCGACGTTGGCCAGCGCAACCAGGTGGTTCTGCATTTCACGCCAGGTCTTGGGCGTGACATCGGGGTCCAGGCCGGCCTTCTTGTACAGGTCGCGGTTGTAGATGTAAACGGGCGCTTCGGCCATCCACGGCAGTGCCAGCAGGTTGCCACGTGCATCACGCAGGTAGTTGGTGGTCTGCGGCAGGAAGAAGTTCAGGTCTTTGACCGGGTAGGTCTTCAACAGATCCGACATCGGCATGATCGCGTTGTGACGTGCCACGAACTCCGGCACGGCGGTGTCGGACAGTTCGATCAGATTCGGCTGCTTCTTGGCGAGCACGGCAGTTTCACCGGCACCAGCCAGCTGAGTCACGCTGGCGTAGGCGGTAGCCGTGACATGTACGTCTTGCTGCTGGCTGTTGAAACGCTGCACCAGCTCGTCGAAGGTGGCGCGGTGGGCCGGGTCCATGGCGTGCCAGACCGAAATTTCGGTGGGCGCGGCAAAGGCGGCGGCAGGCATGCCGCCCGCAAACGCAAAGGCGGTGGCTAGGGCCGCCGCCAGCCAGCCACGACGGGCGGGACGGGTCGGCGAAGAAGAGAAATTCTGGGTAGTCGGGGTCAGGCTGTCCGCGCGCATCGATGCTGTCTCCTTGAGGCCGCACGATTATGCCACTGCATGGCGATGCATCCATCCGCCCATCGGCACCCCATGCAACTTGTCACAAAGGCGCTGAAAATCGCGCCCGAAACCTTACAAACCGATGAACGGAAAATCGGGTTCGGGCCGCTTGCCAGACACAATATCGGCAATCGCCCGGCCAGAACCCGCCCCCATGGTCCAGCCCAGTGTGCCGTGGCCGGTGTTCAGGAACAGGTTGGCAATCCGGCTGCGCCCCACCAAGGGTACGTTGGACGGCGTGGCAGGACGCAGGCCAGACCAATAGGCAGGCGCAGTGGTGTCGAGCGCATCCCCGAACAGTTCACGCGCCACCCGGGTGATGGCTTCGCAGCGGATCGGGTCCAGCTCGCGCGAGTAACCGCCGAATTCGGCAGTGCCGGCAATGCGCAGGCGGTCGCCAAAGCGCGACATCACCAGTTTGTGGGCGGCATCGGTCAGGCTGACCTGCGGCACACGGTCGGGATCGAGCACCGGGTAGGTCGCGGAATAGCCTTTTGCCGGGTACACCAGGCAGGGCACGCCCAACGGGCGCAGCAACGCGGGGCTGTGGCTGCCCAGGGCCACCACAAAGGCGTCGGCCCGTAGCTGTTGGTAGCTGCCGTCCGGGTCGATCACTTCGACCGAGGTGATGCGTGACCCGTCTGACACCAGCCGCGTGGCCTGGGTGCTGTATCGGAATTCGACACCGGCAGCGGCTGCGCGGGTGGCCAGTCCTTCGGTGAAGGCGTGCACGTCGCCGCTTTCGTCGTCGGGCGTGAAGTCGCCGCCTACAATCAGGGAACGGCTGGCGGCCAAGGCGGGTTCGATGTTGATGACTTCATCGGCAGAAATCGTGCGGCGGTCGACGCCCGCGTCGCGCATTACATCGGCGGCGCGTTGGGACGCTTCGAAATCCGCTTCGTCACGGTAGAACTGCAGAATACCGCGCGACAGGTGGTGATAATCGATGCCCAGCGTGCTGCGCATGTCCTGTAATGTGTGGCGGCTGTAGCTGGCCATGGCGACCATGGCGCGCACATTCGGAGCCAGCCGGGAGGGCATGCACTCGCGCAGGAAGGCAAGCGCCCACTGCCATTGACGCCAGTCGGCCGTGGGCCGGAACAGCAAGGGCGAATCCGGCCGAAAGGCCCAGTTGAAGATCTTGCGTGGTGCGGCCGGGTTGGCCCAGGGCACCGAATACGACACCGATATCTGGCCACCGTTGGCGAAACTGGTTTCGCGCCCCGCCCCGGGCTGGCGGTCGACCACCGTGACTTCGTGTCCCGCCTCGCGCAACCACCAGGCGCTGGACGTACCGAGAATGCCACTGCCGAGGACGACAACTTTCATATTGCGGGGCTCCGTAGAAGTAACGCGACCAGACTGTACCTGCCTGCGCCCAATCGAACAGACACGACCCTGTCGGATCGGCCCATAGTGTATGCGCGACGCCCGTCGCAGATGACCTTGTAGGGATTGCAGAAGGGGGCTATAGGGCGATGCTGACAGCCCGTTATGCAAAAAATTCCGCACATCAGAAAATTGCGTGCTGAAATCGTTTTGTCGCGTTACGCTCGCGCCTTTCGTGTCGACGGCAGCGACCAAAAGTCGCATTCGAGGGAACCATGGACATTCTTTGGCAACAGATCCTGAACGGACTGGTGCTCGGCAGCGTGTATGCGCTGGTAGCGCTCGGCTACACGATGGTGTACGGGATTTTGCAGCTGATCAACTTCGCACACGGTGAAGTATTGATGGTTGGCGCAATGGTCGCGATGGTCACCGTCAAGTGGGTAATAGCCACCTTCCCGGGCCTGCCCGGACCGGCGGTACTGGCCATTGGCCTGCTGGCAGCGATTCCCGTCTGTGTGGCGATCAACGTGTTCATCGAACGCGTGGCCTATCGCCCGCTGCGCAATGCGCCCAAGCTGGCTCCCTTGATCACCGCCATCGGCATCTCGATCATGATGCAGACCATGGCCATGATCATCTTCGGCCGCAATTACAACCAGTTCCCTGCCCTGCTGCCCACCGCCCCGATCGAAGTCGGCGGCGCGCTGATCACGCAGACACAAATCCTGATTCTGGTGTTCGCTGCCTTGTCGATGGGTGCCCTGACCCTGCTGGTGGAACGCACCCGCCTGGGCCGCGCCATGCGCGCCACTGCGGAAAATCCGCGTGTGGCCAGCCTGATGGGTGTGAATGCCAACCACGTGATCGTGATGACCTTCGCGCTGGGTGCCGCACTGGCCGCCATCGCTGGCGTGATGCTGGCCGCCAACTACGCGGTGACCCACTTCTACATGGGCTTCATGCCCGGGCTGAAGGCGTTCACGGCTGCGGTGCTGGGCGGTATCGGCAATCTGTACGGTGCCATGCTGGGCGGGCTGCTGCTGGGCCTGGTCGAGTCGCTGGGCGCGGGTTACATCGGCGATCTGACCGGTGGATTCCTGGGTAGCCACTACCAGGACATCTTCGCCTTTGTCGTACTCATCATCGTGCTGACCCTGCGGCCTTCCGGCCTGATGGGTGAACGCGTCGCCGACCGCGCCTGAGGATCCTCGTCATGCATCACGGATTCAAATTCAATTTCCTGCCCGCGCAGGGCAATGCCATGCGTGCCTACCTGGGCATGGTGATGGTGGCAGTGGCGCTCGCCGTCCTGCCGCTGGTACTGGGCCAATACGGCAACAGCTGGGTTCGCATCATCGACCTGGCGCTGCTGTATGTATTGCTCGCACTGGGCCTGAACATCGTGGTGGGCTTTGCCGGCCTGCTCGACCTGGGATACATCGCGTTCTACGCGGTGGGTGCCTACATGTATGCGTTGCTGTCCTCGCCGCACCTGGCGAACAACTTCGCGTGGATTGCTGCGACCTTCCCCAATGGCATGCACAACTCGATCTGGCTGGTAATCCCGCTGGGTGCAGGCGTTGCGGCCTTGTTCGGCGTCCTGCTGGGGGCACCCACGCTCAAGCTGCGCGGCGATTACCTTGCGATTGTCACGCTGGGCTTCGGCGAGATCGTGCGTATCTTCATGAACAACCTGAACGCGCCGGTGAACATCACCAACGGCCCGCAAGGTATTACGCGCATCGATCCGATCAGCCTGTTCGGTACGTCCTTGGCGGGTACGCGCGGCAGTCGCGGCATGGTCGACATATTCGGGTGGAAGATACCCAGCGTGACGGCCTACTACTACCTGTTCCTGCTGTTGGTGATCCTGGCGATTTTCCTGTGTATTCGTTTGCAGGACTCCCGCATCGGGCGCGCCTGGATGGCCATCCGCGAAGACGAAATCGCCGCCAAGGCCATGGGCATCAACACCCGCAACGTGAAACTGCTGGCCTTTGCCATGGGCGCGTCCTTCGGTGGCGTGTCGGGTGCCATGTTCTCGGCCTTCCAAGGCTTCGTCAGCCCGGAATCCTTCACGCTGATGGAATCCATTGTGGTGCTGGCCATGGTGGTGCTGGGCGGCATGGGCCACGTGCCGGGTGTGGTGCTGGGTGCGTTGTTGCTGGCCGGCTTGCCGGAACTGCTGCGTCACTTCGTGGTGCCGGCGCAAGAGCTGCTGTTTGGCGCAGGCAATGTGATTGTCGATGCCGAAATCGGCCGTACCCTGCTGTTCGGTCTGGCCATGGTGCTGGTGATGCTGTTCCGTCCCAAGGGACTGTGGCCATCGTCACCGCATGGGGTCAAGAAAACGCCGGCTCCGGTGCCGGACGCCCCGCAACCGACCAAGGTGGCCTGAGATGACAACGACCGTTTCTCCGCTGGGCGTGGCCGACATGCCGGGCACTAATGAAGCACCGCTGCTGCGCGTGGCGGGCATCAGCAAGCGCTTCGGCGGCTTGCAGGCCTTGTCTGATGTCGGGCTGGAAATCCAGCGCGGCCAGATCTACGGGCTGATCGGCCCCAATGGTGCCGGCAAGACCACCTTCTTCAACGTGATCACTGGCCTGTACACGCCTGACGCCGGCACCTTCGAGCTGGGCGGCAAACCCTACAAGCCGACGGCGGTGCACGATGTGGCGCGCGCAGGCATTGCCCGCACCTTCCAGAACATCCGCCTATTCGGCGAGATGACTGCGCTGGAAAACGTGATGGTCGGCCGTCACGTGCGCACCAAGACCGGCATCTGGGGTGCCATGCTGCGCACGCCGGGCGTCAAGCGCGAAGAAGCCGAGATCCGCCAGCGTGCATTCGAGCTGCTGGAATACGTGAACATCTCACGCTACGCCCACTTCCAGGCCCGCACGCTGTCTTACGGCGACCAGCGCCGTCTGGAAATTGCACGCGCCCTGGCCACCGACCCGCTGCTGCTGGCGCTGGATGAACCGGCAGCTGGCATGAATGCCACCGAGAAGGTCGCCCTGCGCGGTCTGCTGGACAACATTCGCCGCGATGGCAAGACCATTCTGCTGATCGAGCACGACGTGAAGCTGGTAATGGGCTTGTGCAATCGCATCACCGTGCTGGACTACGGCAAGCGCATCGCGGAAGGCGTCCCGGCGGATGTGCAGAAGAATCCTGCCGTGATCGAGGCTTATCTTGGCGGCGGGCACTAGGAAAATCGATGGCTGACACTGAAATCGTATTGCGCGTCACGGACCTGCAAGTCGCCTACGGCGGCATCCAGGCAGTCAAAGGCGCGTCGCTGGAAGTCCGCAAGGGCGAATTGGTCACGCTGATCGGTGCCAACGGCGCGGGCAAGACCACCACACTGAAGGCCATTACCGGCCTGCTGAACCCGGCATCGGGCGACATCGCCTACATGGACGCACCGATGGACGGCATCCGCGCCGACCAGCGCGTGGCACGTGGCCTGGTCATGATCCCGGAAGGTCGGGGCGTGTTTGCACGCATGACCATCGTTGAAAACCTGCAGATGGGCGCGTATCTGCGACGCGATTCCGCCGGTATCAAGCAGGACATCGAACGCATGTTCGAGACCTTCCCGCGCCTGAAGGAACGGGCGGATCAGCTGGCCGGCACCATGTCGGGCGGCGAACAGCAAATGCTGGCGATGGCGCGTGCGCTGATGGCGCAACCGAAATTGCTGCTGCTGGACGAGCCGTCGATGGGCTTGTCGCCGATCATGGTCGACAAGATCTTTGAAGTGATCCGTGCGGTCTCGGCGCAAGGTGTGACCATGCTGCTGGTCGAGCAGAATGCCAACCTGGCATTGCAGGCCGCGCATCGGGGCTATGTGATGGAATCGGGCGTGATCACCATGGCAGGCGATGCGCAGGCCATGTTGGTCGACCCCCGCGTGCGCGAAGCGTATCTGGGTGAAGAGACGGGTGCGGAAGAAACCGGGGTCTGAAGTGTCTGAAGGTTGAAGCCCTGAGTTTCAAGCTTCCCAAGCCTGGATCTTCGAACAGTGCACGAATAAACGGCCCGACTTGCAAAAGTCGGGCCGTTTGTCTTGTAGCCGATGGTCTTGCCGATCAACAGGACTCGGCAGGCGGCACACCCCGTTCTGCAATGAAGCGCGCAAACGCTTCCAGCGTGGCGCTGCTGACGTGGTGCTCGATCCCTTCCGCATCACGGCGGGCCGAATCTTCGTCCACCCCCAGGGCCAGCAAAAAGTCGTGCACGGTCTGATGGCGGCGACGCGTGGCGTCGGCCAAGGCTTCGCCAGCTTCGGTCAGGAACACACCCCGGTAGGGTCGGCGCACCGCATATCCGGTGTCGGCCAAGCGACCCAACATTTTCGCCACCGTCGGTTGTGCAACACCCAGGCGCGCAGCGATATCGACCTGTCTGGCCTCACCACCGTCACGGATCAGGTCGGAAATCAATTCCACGTAGTCTTCCACGCGTTCCAGGCGGCGCGCCTCACGCACCTGCCGGAAGCTTTCCACGTGTACGGCGGCGTCCATCAACTTCGGCAACGCCTCCGCCGTGGCCTTCATCTTGTTCATATCTTCTCCAATGGTCGAGAGGACTTCCCTCGCAACCAGCCGCCATTTTGACCGATCTGGGAAAACCGCGAATTCTCTTTCTTACATCTTGCTGTCATTTCCTTGGCTATTGGTTATAGCCTAAGCTATAGTTACCTGACCCAAGCGCTGCGTGCCGGGTAGATCCGGCATGTCGGCCTCACGAATACGCTGACAAGGTATTGCCATGCTTCGACGACGTTTCCACCAACTGCTCGGCCGTGGCGCGCTCGCCGCATTTGCGATGTGTGCGGGCTTGGCCTTGCCGACGGCAGTTCAGGCGGAAGACGCGAAGAAGTTGTCGGTGATTGCCACCACGGGCATGCTCGCCGACACCATGCGGGAAGTCGGTGGGGACCGCATTGAAGTCACTGCGCTGATGGGTGTGGGTGTCGATCCGCACACCTATCGTCAGACGCGCTCTGACGTCGCCAAGCTCACACGCGCCAATCTGGTTGTCTGGCACGGGCTGAATCTGGAAGCGCAGCTGGAAGACCTGTTCAAAGACCTGGCGCGCCGCAAGCCGGTGGTGGCCTTGGCCGACACCATTCCCAAGTCGCGCCTGCTGGCGGATGAGCAGAATCCGCAAATTTTTGACCCGCACGTGTGGATGGACCCGCAACTGTGGCTGCCGATCGTCACCGCCGCGCGTGATGCCTTGATCCAGGTCGACCCAGCCGGCAAGGCCAGCTACGACAGCAATGCCGCGCGCTACGCCGAACAGATCGCCGCCTTGGACAAACGCGTGAAGGCGCGCCTGGGAGCAGTGCCTGCCGCCCGCCGCATGCTGGTGACCGCACATGACGCTTTCCGCTACTTCGGCCGAGCCAACAGCTACGAGGTCTTGGGCATCCAGGGCATCTCGACCGAAAGCGAAGCCAGCCTGCATCAGGTCGAGAAGATCGTCGGCATTTTGGTCGAGCGCAAGATCGGCGCGATTTTCGTGGAATCGTCGGTGTCCGATCAGAACATTCGCGCTCTGGTTGAAGGCGCGGCGGCGCGCGGACACAAGGTCACCATCGGCGGCGAGCTGTTCTCAGACGCCATGGGCCAGCCCGGCACGCCCGAAGGCACCTACCTGGGCATGATCGAGCACAACGCCAACACGATTGCCAAAGCCTTGGGAGCCGCGCCATGAGCCAGTCGACAAATCAGTCCTCGGGTAATGCTGGTAGCCACCCCGCCTCCCGCCACGCTGACCTCCACGTGGCCCCGCCCGCCAGCGCCAGCCAAGTCCCGCCCGCGCTCGACATCCGTGGCGTGACCGCCAGTTATGGGGCGACCTCGGTGCTGTTCTCGGTGGACTTTGCCTTGCCCACGGGGGCCATGGGCGTGATCGTCGGCCCCAACGGGGCGGGCAAATCCACCCTGCTGAAAGCCGCGCTCGACATCGTGCCGAAGGTATCGGGTGAGGTCAGCGTATTTGGCCTGCCCTTCGAGGCCAACCGCCACCGCGTGGCCTACGTGCCGCAACGGGCCAGCGTGGATTGGGAATTCCCGGCCACCACCTTCGATGTGGTCGCCATGGGCCTGTACCGCGAACTGGGCCTGCTGCGCTGGCGCCGCGCCAGCCACCGCACGCGCATCCTGGATTGTCTGGACCGCGTGGGCATGCGCGACTTTGCAGATCGCCAGATCGGCCAATTGTCGGGCGGGCAACAACAACGGGTATTCGTGGCGCGTGCATTGGCACAGAACGCGGACTTGTATGTGCTGGATGAGCCGTTTGCCGGCGTCGATGCAGCTACCGAACGCACGTTGGTTTCCGTGCTGCGGGCATTGACGCAGGCCGGCAAGACCGTGCTGTGCGTGCATCACGACCTGAGCACTGTCGCCGATTACTTCACCGACGCCTTGCTGCTGAACGTGCGCCGCATTGCGGCCGGGCCTGTTCGGGATGTGTTTACCGAAGCGAACTTGCAGCAGGCCTACGGCGGCCGCCTGTCGCTGGCGCAGATCGACCGCACCCGCGACACCTTCGACACACAGGCAGATGCCCGGAGCGCAGCGGCATGAACCCACTGCTCGACGCCTTGTTATTGCGTACGGGCTACAACACCACGCTGGTGACCATTGGGGCTGCGCTGCTGGGCGCGGCAGCCGGCGCCATCGGCACCTTTGTGCTGCTGCGTCGCCGTTCACTTGCCAGTGATGCCGCAGGCCACGCCGCCCTGCCCGGCCTGGCGGCGGCGTTCATCTTGATGGCAATGACCAGTGGCAACGGCCGTTGGTTGCCCGGTCTGATGATCGGCGCGGCCATCTCGGCAGCGCTGGGTCTGGTGGTGGTGCATGCCATCACCGCACGCACGCGTCTGAAGGAAGACGCCGCCATCGGTGTCGTGCTGTCGGTGTTCTTCGGTTTGGGCGTGGTGTTGCTGACGGTCGTGCAAGCCCTGCCCAGCGGCAACCAGGCCGGCATTGCCAGCTACTTGCTGGGGTCCGCCGCGGGCATGCTGCGCAGTGAAGCCGAACTGATCGCCATCATGGCCGCGCTGACAGCGCTGTCGGTTTTCATCCTGCGCCGCCCGCTGAGCATGCTGTGCTTCGACCCCGACTACGCCGCAATCAGCGGTGTGCGGGTGCGGCTGACCGACGCAGCGCTATCGGTAATTTTGCTGGCCGTCGTCATCACCAGCCTGAAAGTAGTGGGCCTGGTCTTGAGCGTGGCGCTGAGCATCATGCCTGCTGTGGCCGCCCGTTTCTGGACCGACCGGGTACAGCACATGGTGCCGGTGTCCGCCGCCCTGGGCGCGGCTGGCGCGTATGCGGGTGCCGCCATTTCCTCGTCAGCCCCCAGCCTGCCCACGGGTGCGGTAATCGTGTTGATCATGTTCGGAATGTTTGTGGTGTCCTTGCTGTTTGCGCCCGCACGTGGCGTGTTGGCCACTGCGATCCGCCACCAGGCATTCCGCCGTCGGGTACACCGCCGCCAGGGGCTGCTGGCCCTGGACCGCCAGGAAAGCATCCACGACGGCATGACCTTGCGCCTGCTGCGTCAGTCCGGGTGGATTCGGCGCGACGGCGTGCCGACCCCGGCAGGCGTGCTGGCGGCCCGCGACGCCGCGCATGATGAAGCGCTGTGGCGCTTGCATGGCGACCGCTACCCAGGCGACTCAGCCGCCCTGCACTACCACCGCATTGTGCCGATCAAACAGGTGCTGCCAGCCGACGCACTGGCAGACCTGGAAGCCTTGTTGGCGGCACAGCCAGCGCGCAAGTCGCACGCCACCACCCGGCTTGCGCCGGCAGGATACTGAGATGCTCATCGACTTCCTGCAGTTGAGCCTGGTGCCCATGCTGATCGCGGTCCTGGCCAGCATGGCCTGCGCCTTGCCCGGCAATTTCCTGGTGTTGCGCCAGCAAAGCCTGATTGGCGATGCGGTCAGCCACGTGGTCTTGCCCGGCGTGGTCGGTGCGTTTGTCGTCACCGGCACCATCGCCACCGCCCCGATGCTGATCGGCGCAGCGGTGGCAGCGCTGTTCGCAGTCGGCCTGATCGAGATCATCCGCAGACTGGGCAAGGTCGAACCGGGCGCAGCCATGGGCGTGGTCTTCACCGCCCTGTTCGCGGCCGGCGTGGTGTGGCTGGAACAGTCGAACAGTGCATCGGTCCACCTGGAC contains these protein-coding regions:
- a CDS encoding GNAT family N-acetyltransferase — encoded protein: MQWSTTEITSERLSIRPFSAADANDAFGCITPTLTRYLSFDPAPSTAVFETIWRGWLPKIEAGVDFAFTIRDRATGSLIGLAGLHRTGDTEPELGIWVREDQHGNGYGREAVQAVATWAASSFGSAAFIYPVAKQNASSRKLAEALGGVVFSERTAPKYDSVVYRIPATN
- the ugpQ gene encoding glycerophosphodiester phosphodiesterase gives rise to the protein MTTPRESNPTAGLPPRGWHYERVVAHRGGGIIAPENTLAGMRVAHAHGLRAVEFDVMLASDGVPILMHDPKLGRTLPGTGNIADISSSVLQTMDAGSWRDPHHYKGEPVPLFVDVVRWLRANDMWANIEIKPYPGKEIETGEVVGRMAAELYADETRPLALPVISSFSIDALAAAQRTAPGLPRGLLLNKVTPDWAELLERLDCIALHTSHANLTPEIAAQVKKAGYGLFCYTVNDPARAREILSWGVDSFCTDRIDLFARDFS
- a CDS encoding extracellular solute-binding protein codes for the protein MRADSLTPTTQNFSSSPTRPARRGWLAAALATAFAFAGGMPAAAFAAPTEISVWHAMDPAHRATFDELVQRFNSQQQDVHVTATAYASVTQLAGAGETAVLAKKQPNLIELSDTAVPEFVARHNAIMPMSDLLKTYPVKDLNFFLPQTTNYLRDARGNLLALPWMAEAPVYIYNRDLYKKAGLDPDVTPKTWREMQNHLVALANVAESDCPYATSRESWIHLENTSALHNVPFASKNNGLETNGVGAELQINQLLHVRHLALMMSWVRSRLFTFQSHGYEADAKFISGECAVLTTGTGSLGAIQQQAKFSYGVAPLPYYDEEAKNGSNPFVGGPAFWAMSGHPAAEQKALATFIAFLATPVTAAEWHQKTGFLPLSDAAFRASSVSYYPSLHGSQAVIRALSQTPAQYTRGFRLHNYNAVSDIMDQELDNIFSGRKPPKLGLDDAVARGNAVMRAPGAPAGGAGVGSKPAAAPRPGVKPAAPAKPAAAKPAAPAKPAAAKPAAAPAKPAAKPAAAPAKPAPAKP
- a CDS encoding D-amino acid dehydrogenase codes for the protein MKVVVLGSGILGTSSAWWLREAGHEVTVVDRQPGAGRETSFANGGQISVSYSVPWANPAAPRKIFNWAFRPDSPLLFRPTADWRQWQWALAFLRECMPSRLAPNVRAMVAMASYSRHTLQDMRSTLGIDYHHLSRGILQFYRDEADFEASQRAADVMRDAGVDRRTISADEVINIEPALAASRSLIVGGDFTPDDESGDVHAFTEGLATRAAAAGVEFRYSTQATRLVSDGSRITSVEVIDPDGSYQQLRADAFVVALGSHSPALLRPLGVPCLVYPAKGYSATYPVLDPDRVPQVSLTDAAHKLVMSRFGDRLRIAGTAEFGGYSRELDPIRCEAITRVARELFGDALDTTAPAYWSGLRPATPSNVPLVGRSRIANLFLNTGHGTLGWTMGAGSGRAIADIVSGKRPEPDFPFIGL
- a CDS encoding branched-chain amino acid ABC transporter permease — translated: MDILWQQILNGLVLGSVYALVALGYTMVYGILQLINFAHGEVLMVGAMVAMVTVKWVIATFPGLPGPAVLAIGLLAAIPVCVAINVFIERVAYRPLRNAPKLAPLITAIGISIMMQTMAMIIFGRNYNQFPALLPTAPIEVGGALITQTQILILVFAALSMGALTLLVERTRLGRAMRATAENPRVASLMGVNANHVIVMTFALGAALAAIAGVMLAANYAVTHFYMGFMPGLKAFTAAVLGGIGNLYGAMLGGLLLGLVESLGAGYIGDLTGGFLGSHYQDIFAFVVLIIVLTLRPSGLMGERVADRA
- a CDS encoding ABC transporter permease subunit: MVMVAVALAVLPLVLGQYGNSWVRIIDLALLYVLLALGLNIVVGFAGLLDLGYIAFYAVGAYMYALLSSPHLANNFAWIAATFPNGMHNSIWLVIPLGAGVAALFGVLLGAPTLKLRGDYLAIVTLGFGEIVRIFMNNLNAPVNITNGPQGITRIDPISLFGTSLAGTRGSRGMVDIFGWKIPSVTAYYYLFLLLVILAIFLCIRLQDSRIGRAWMAIREDEIAAKAMGINTRNVKLLAFAMGASFGGVSGAMFSAFQGFVSPESFTLMESIVVLAMVVLGGMGHVPGVVLGALLLAGLPELLRHFVVPAQELLFGAGNVIVDAEIGRTLLFGLAMVLVMLFRPKGLWPSSPHGVKKTPAPVPDAPQPTKVA
- a CDS encoding ABC transporter ATP-binding protein, which translates into the protein MPGTNEAPLLRVAGISKRFGGLQALSDVGLEIQRGQIYGLIGPNGAGKTTFFNVITGLYTPDAGTFELGGKPYKPTAVHDVARAGIARTFQNIRLFGEMTALENVMVGRHVRTKTGIWGAMLRTPGVKREEAEIRQRAFELLEYVNISRYAHFQARTLSYGDQRRLEIARALATDPLLLALDEPAAGMNATEKVALRGLLDNIRRDGKTILLIEHDVKLVMGLCNRITVLDYGKRIAEGVPADVQKNPAVIEAYLGGGH
- a CDS encoding ABC transporter ATP-binding protein, which produces MADTEIVLRVTDLQVAYGGIQAVKGASLEVRKGELVTLIGANGAGKTTTLKAITGLLNPASGDIAYMDAPMDGIRADQRVARGLVMIPEGRGVFARMTIVENLQMGAYLRRDSAGIKQDIERMFETFPRLKERADQLAGTMSGGEQQMLAMARALMAQPKLLLLDEPSMGLSPIMVDKIFEVIRAVSAQGVTMLLVEQNANLALQAAHRGYVMESGVITMAGDAQAMLVDPRVREAYLGEETGAEETGV
- the mntR gene encoding manganese-binding transcriptional regulator MntR; translated protein: MNKMKATAEALPKLMDAAVHVESFRQVREARRLERVEDYVELISDLIRDGGEARQVDIAARLGVAQPTVAKMLGRLADTGYAVRRPYRGVFLTEAGEALADATRRRHQTVHDFLLALGVDEDSARRDAEGIEHHVSSATLEAFARFIAERGVPPAESC